tctatatgtgaggtataataataatcgtgtaatgtaagtcgagactaattcatgtattatagattagaacttgtacactatattattactgttcatagttacttcgtctttattctccaagtctacacgctatgtcgctcacgcaagacacctacccaacgtaattggcaatcttgttgtaagttttaatagtattatttcttttcatatatgtcaaggcaattgaggccagttcttgcattcgtttcagctggcagtcgtattctatgttctacggagtggatccataatttatctctgcggaattcctgcatgtacacttccttctacaatgattagttgtggactaggtactttttactttcactgcctttaattatgttattgaattaacacgttttatagaacgcaaatagtaatctttcttttgtttttaggtttccactatctgcactattcgacaagcagtgtcgcacttactttggtttaaccacgatattgttataatcgtttagtactattatattttgtattaaggtaattgaggttaattcttccatttgtttcagatggctgtcatacgttatgttttacgaatatgggcttatggcatgtctttgcatatacacttccttttacaatagttaattgttcacaaggtacttttcactttcaccgttttaatcactttattgaattaatacattttagaTTTGtgtaatgtttagaaagtacatagtaatttccttttctttttaggtttccattatccgcattattcgacgagcagcactacactacatactactgtactgtgttaccttctgaaaacgtttcgtttattgtttatttcggttatgcgctaattttaacttatttaagtgcactgttcgcggaatccctttcacttcaatcatgacgttttggttttctaaaatttccaacactttatgcggtcccgaatattggtcggaaaattttcctcttctgggttcctttaatagatatactagatctcctattttgaaattttgcgggttgattcgtctgtcatagtattcttttgactttaatttggattttatcaaattttctcttgccatttgttgaacggtgacgattttatcgaacaggtctctgagatactctgcatatgttggttccatattctcctcggttatcatctcgccagtaggttctctggctaagtgcccaaagactagttcgtgtggggagaattttgttccttcgtgtacggaggtattgtaggagaacatggctaattccacccattcgtcccagtttctggaattttcgatgtacaggttgaggtattcagttaatacgtggtgagatctttcgatggagccgttgctttgtggatggtatgctgacgtggtatacctttttatgcgaaatctttttgctacttttttcatcagcgaggatgtaaaatttgctccccgatcagtaaggatagccctcggtgaaccgaatcggcaaatgaattgttttacgaaaacgtcagctatctcggccgaagagattcctgccatcgggatcccgattgaatattttgtcagtaagtcttggatggttaatatgtatttatttcccttttgtgtctgtggtaatggaccgacgatatccatactaattttatcgaacgctttacctggtgtgtctgtgagcaccatgggttgccttgtttttattctggttaactttttcaattggcattctttgcatgttctcacgtattcctggatttctttcttcatggttttccaatagtagtattgtcgtactctttggtaagtttttgttactcccttatgtcctgctacaggtgattcgtgcttttctcgtattatgttgcttcgcgcttccaccggtgggataattatttccccggtacagatggtaatagctatggtttctcccatgaatacttctttcagtttcctgattgtatatcgccaagatatttcttccaggtttgttttgctgatgctaaaggacgttaattggttttcttttaccacatccagtaaagatttcaatgagttcagtatattttctggcgttattggagagtttcgatcttcctttacgggtagggacacgatgtattttccggaatcttgattcaatattactcttcccaacattaaatctctataatacggcagttttcctgcttccttcatttctaaggcccctttatctatcggagtgccatgtatatcgacgaatattattctatggtcgtttactctcgtaatcgagtctcgcgtttccaagattcttagctctgaaagtaccgcaggcattgcgtcctttccttgttgctgaattggttcggaaattgttatagggggttcttcttcattcgttttatcgatgtcggttatctcttgagtgattgtttcctcgtctgtgtttacgtcgatttcggctaatgcgtggtcaaaatgttttgtgggtgtttcttctatggtgacgtgttttcgaatggaaattttttcttgttttcctggtctattgtgttgcgatagttcgcgtggtttaacttcaaacgtgggggagtcttcggttagtgtgtctagttcaaatctcttgggtgcgggatatcgactcggtgaatcttcctctcttttcctgattggcaaacaaacctcaggggggtttctagataaggcgtctgcattcgcgtttgccttaccttctttgtgtataatgtcgaattcgaaatccgccaattttagtttccacttccaaattcttgaagtaggatctttgatagaatgcatccacaccagaggtttatgatcggttataatggtgaattttctcccgtacaaatacggtcggaagtgcattgcgctgtaaacgatcgctaggcattccttttctatcgtggaataattttgttcggcggggttcaataatcttgaggcgtatgcgatcggtaggtcttttccgataggtccttggcttagtacgccgcccacggcatatccagatgcgtctgtcgtgagattgaatggttgagagaagtccgggtactgcaaaatgggttctgttataagggctgttttcaaggtgttgaatgcatcttcttggttttccgtccacttgaacgcaacgtccttttttagtaattgcgtcaatggtttcgcaaccttggagaaattgggtatgaaccttcggtaatatccagctaatcccaaaaattgtttaacattttttgatttccttggccgtggaaagtttgaaactgcctcgattttctttgggtcaggtttaactccattctcactgattacatgtcccaaatattttacttcgtgccgtaagaattcgcacttgtccggttgcagttgcaatttagctctccgtaatctgtccataagtcgattaaatttaatctcatgttcgtgaatggatgtggaataaattactatatcatccagataaacgaacagctctattccttgcaaccctgacagtatcgaattcatcaaccgctggaacgttgctggtgcatttttcagtccgaaaggcattcgtttgaactgaaaatgaccatatggcgtcgagaatgcagttttgtgggcatctttcgatgacatacggatttggtggaacccagatgctagatcgaacgtggaaaagtatttcgcacttcccaattggtccaatatttcagtgatattgggtagtggataggcatcgcctattgttttgtcatttaatttcctgtaatcaataaccattctccatcgtttgttaccttgagagtccggtttcttcggcacgatccataatggggagttatacggagatgtcgatgattccacaacgtccgtttctagtagttcttgaatctggcggtttatttcttcccgatgtacgggaggataccggtattgtttaacattgatcggtatctcatctgtggtagcaatttcgtgttgtaaaacgtctgttccttctagtgtctcccctgggagatgaaatctatcttgattcttccgtattagcgcttcgacgttcctcttttcttcttcatttaaatgctctagtcgcaataattccattattttgtcgaacctatttccctcagatgctgaaacggcgttgcacgtagtatgagagggcggagtaggagttgcaaatttttttattactattgtgggtacggtaaattcgtaatccctcgaggtggtattaattattcttaaataaccacgtcccttatggtttttcacgaccgcatttccgaaatagactcccttaatcggttcgattttggggatgaatccctcaatttcctccggatttgcgatatttatggtacatggtaccgaacttcgtttcggcacaattatcttttcttttgtatcaaacgggatgtagatatccccccatttgatatgtttttgcccgtaatccaaacgggctctgtattttgcaaaaaattcggaacctaagattccgtcttgattgatcagcagggaatcatcaactacatggaaagtaacggggtggcccgcaacctgtattattgtctgccctagggtgaccaggctcgttgccgtaattcctcgaacttcaattatctcttgctcgttgatgatcgctgactcgggtaaggcaggtttcttgataatgttaatttctgatccggagtctagcagtagattcgccttcgttttcaaatccggggagactattctcgcggtaggagtatttgaggtttcttttatttctattgaaaccatccggaaaggtcgacgtccgaatctgagtccaacacccggtgatacttgtatgggacgtttaggaatattttcagtagatttagaattattctttgaatttttattacaaacctttttgcttatagattctgttttgggtttagggacggctatacttttattctctatagtctgagttttcttagaatttaatggcttgactttgagttcgataaagttactttctgatggttttatagaagtttttgagggtgatacgctcgctatctcttttcgtattatatttgaaacgttcacaaaattcgtggaaccttgcttttgtattcttgccgagtcaaccgtgatattaggcaggggataaacgtcgcctttcgtttcgtcgttcaatttcctagtttctgcctcttctgaaagttctttgatattagtgttgtttattttggctggggattcgggagatttttcactcatgatttcgtctgtggtgccgtgcgtcctcttgctacttaaagtaacatcgtcttttatcccagcaacggaacagtgtttgtattggaaggttggttgtttcaaataatcagcatccctcctttgacttggatctcctttgagatgtttatctacgcatttttctttccaggttattgctcttgctcttttcctaatatctttctctattcccgggtcgcttagacgattccacgacggcgatacaaatctccaatcctggtggtggtttctgatgttgttactatcgtataggggacgagttttgtttccattataattattcggaggtgtcggacgattttgcgtcggcggcacgaatcttcgatcctggcggttgtttctgatgtcgttactatcgtataggggacgagtgttgtttccattataattattcggaggtgtcggacgattctgcgtcggcggcacgaatcttcgagctcgttcgcatgcccttaaaaattgaaataccggtggtcgatggccgtcgaacactggcactgacttgatcgtgtcttttagtttaattggttgaaaattatcattaatgggtcttcttcctcgcggaattaacggcgtcgatgtgggaatttcggtatctctcgattccctacttgcacgcaggtcttcttccactctgcttagacttgcattaatgtcggttagtacgcgaaaattctcgtcccacgctttcaatttttccgacaacaacgtaatcgtgtcctcgtttagtgagtctcgtgcgaccgccatgtttttttttcctttctttttgtatatgtttatgtgtatgtttcagttaataaattgaaaaaactttaaacctatgagcgtatgttattgtttataccaactgtaatcctccgtggagcgtatcccaccgctgccaccaaaatttttatctatatatatatatattgttacgtttcgctatccaaattttgaaattttaaacaatgtagtagtcgctgccaccagaaacagtctaaggactgtttcaattagatatttcttgttagattatgtagcgttgatcggagtttaggccactggtcaacaatctccacgtttcggctaacctgctatgcgcaggaatactagcacgggagaggattgtttggaataaacaattatattataaataattattacaggcggaattaatgacgaattatactaatcattgatattatttattattttaattattagttattaataataattaaagttaactcacctgacgttggtctccgctgatgaacgggcaggccgctggggtgattccggttttacaaagatcgacacttctataatttttcgttttaatctttatttaatttgaacagtgtaaacaacagtgtgtccggacgtgtttaacaattcgaaattctaacacaaaaacttgagccaactattgttttgattctaactgactaataacaattattttataattcgaactgactaataacatttatatctcgtaattcttaaactcaaactggaacgaacaattattctctaatcctaacttaaattctaattaaatcaac
This portion of the Bombus affinis isolate iyBomAffi1 unplaced genomic scaffold, iyBomAffi1.2 ctg00001078.1, whole genome shotgun sequence genome encodes:
- the LOC126928570 gene encoding uncharacterized protein LOC126928570 isoform X2; protein product: MRENCFTLATDFQNGCLFTSSLFSKSTRYVAHARHLPNVIGNLVLAVVFYVLRSGSIIYLCGIPACTLPSTMISCGLDGCHTLCFTNMGLWHVFAYTLPFTIVNCSQGFHYPHYSTSSTTLHTTVLCYLLKTFRLLFISVMR
- the LOC126928570 gene encoding uncharacterized protein LOC126928570 isoform X4, which encodes MFTSSLFSKSTRYVAHARHLPNVIGNLVFLHSFQLAVVFYVLRSGSIIYLCGIPACTLPSTMISCGLDGCHTLCFTNMGLWHVFAYTLPFTIVNCSQGFHYPHYSTSSTTLHTTVLCYLLKTFRLLFISVMR
- the LOC126928570 gene encoding uncharacterized protein LOC126928570 isoform X3 — protein: MSLVYVTSSLFSKSTRYVAHARHLPNVIGNLVFLHSFQLAVVFYVLRSGSIIYLCGIPACTLPSTMISCGLDGCHTLCFTNMGLWHVFAYTLPFTIVNCSQGFHYPHYSTSSTTLHTTVLCYLLKTFRLLFISVMR
- the LOC126928570 gene encoding uncharacterized protein LOC126928570 isoform X1, with translation MRENCFTLATDFQNGCLFTSSLFSKSTRYVAHARHLPNVIGNLVFLHSFQLAVVFYVLRSGSIIYLCGIPACTLPSTMISCGLDGCHTLCFTNMGLWHVFAYTLPFTIVNCSQGFHYPHYSTSSTTLHTTVLCYLLKTFRLLFISVMR
- the LOC126928570 gene encoding uncharacterized protein LOC126928570 isoform X5 is translated as MSLVYVTSSLFSKSTRYVAHARHLPNVIGNLVLAVVFYVLRSGSIIYLCGIPACTLPSTMISCGLDGCHTLCFTNMGLWHVFAYTLPFTIVNCSQGFHYPHYSTSSTTLHTTVLCYLLKTFRLLFISVMR
- the LOC126928570 gene encoding uncharacterized protein LOC126928570 isoform X6, giving the protein MFTSSLFSKSTRYVAHARHLPNVIGNLVLAVVFYVLRSGSIIYLCGIPACTLPSTMISCGLDGCHTLCFTNMGLWHVFAYTLPFTIVNCSQGFHYPHYSTSSTTLHTTVLCYLLKTFRLLFISVMR